In Janthinobacterium sp. 67, a genomic segment contains:
- a CDS encoding response regulator gives MANILVVDDEMGIRELLSEILGDEGHAIQLAENAQQAREARAAGAPDLVLLDIWMPDTDGVTLLKEWQRDGLLTMPVIMMSGHATIDTAVEATRIGAMNFLEKPIALQKLLKAVQQGLTRAQETVRAPSVAPRPAAPVVAEESSHPVPSFGGSAPQQLMVRPGIAVPAVAEGHGYNLSFDLPLREARDAFERMYFEHHLGREGGSMTRVAEKTGLERTHLYRKLKQLGVEPGKLAKKGL, from the coding sequence ATGGCAAACATACTCGTAGTGGATGATGAAATGGGTATCCGTGAGTTGCTCTCGGAAATTCTGGGCGACGAAGGACATGCTATCCAGCTGGCCGAAAATGCGCAGCAGGCGCGCGAAGCGCGTGCCGCCGGTGCGCCGGATCTGGTATTGCTGGATATCTGGATGCCCGACACCGATGGCGTCACCTTGCTCAAGGAGTGGCAGCGCGATGGCTTGCTGACCATGCCGGTGATCATGATGTCGGGCCACGCCACCATCGATACGGCGGTCGAGGCGACGCGTATCGGCGCCATGAACTTCCTGGAAAAACCGATTGCCTTGCAAAAACTGCTGAAAGCAGTCCAGCAAGGCTTGACGCGGGCACAGGAAACCGTGCGTGCGCCGAGCGTGGCGCCCCGTCCCGCGGCGCCCGTGGTGGCCGAGGAAAGCAGCCATCCCGTGCCCAGCTTTGGCGGCAGCGCGCCGCAACAGCTGATGGTGCGCCCAGGCATCGCCGTACCGGCGGTGGCCGAAGGCCATGGCTACAACCTGTCATTCGACTTGCCGCTGCGCGAGGCGCGCGATGCGTTCGAACGCATGTATTTTGAACACCACCTGGGCCGCGAAGGCGGCAGCATGACCCGCGTGGCGGAAAAAACGGGCCTTGAGCGTACCCATTTGTACCGCAAGCTGAAACAGCTGGGCGTCGAACCGGGCAAGCTGGCCAAGAAAGGCCTGTGA
- a CDS encoding GTPase, giving the protein MTAAARHPTPLTLVSGGRAAEREAAIAQALQPDQATAVILEGLADGNAILADLAGQNSPSPSFPLQLLRIAPGCLCCSGNLVLRVTLNRLLRHPPARLFISLADASHIEQLRTWLTASPYDVLLALEADLLVSST; this is encoded by the coding sequence GTGACGGCAGCCGCAAGGCATCCGACGCCGCTGACCCTGGTCAGCGGTGGCCGCGCCGCCGAGCGCGAAGCGGCCATCGCGCAAGCCTTGCAGCCTGACCAAGCGACCGCCGTGATCCTCGAGGGGCTCGCCGACGGCAACGCCATCCTGGCCGACCTGGCCGGACAAAATTCCCCTTCTCCATCGTTTCCACTGCAACTGTTGCGCATCGCGCCCGGTTGCCTGTGCTGCAGCGGCAATCTCGTATTGCGTGTAACATTAAATCGTCTGCTGCGCCATCCGCCCGCGCGCCTGTTCATCAGCCTGGCCGACGCCTCGCACATCGAACAGCTGCGCACCTGGCTGACCGCCAGTCCCTACGATGTCCTGCTGGCGCTGGAAGCAGACTTGCTTGTTTCCTCAACGTAG
- a CDS encoding BTH_I0359 family protein, giving the protein MNLIYNSEQYSVVEFGVDGDLEALRFGGYEIVDKGGKRETFIAGILAQHFRRDVTELIASEPSMEEIDEFLGSYDSLMSQPVLLH; this is encoded by the coding sequence ATGAACCTGATCTATAACAGCGAACAATATAGCGTCGTGGAATTCGGCGTCGATGGCGACCTGGAAGCCCTGCGCTTCGGCGGCTATGAAATCGTCGACAAGGGGGGCAAGCGGGAAACGTTTATCGCCGGCATCCTTGCGCAACACTTTCGCCGCGACGTCACGGAATTGATCGCCAGCGAACCCAGCATGGAAGAGATCGATGAATTTTTGGGCAGCTACGATTCCCTCATGAGCCAGCCGGTCCTGTTGCACTAA
- a CDS encoding class II glutamine amidotransferase translates to MCQLLGMNCNVPTDIVFSFTGFAMRGGHTDTHHDGWGIAFFEGAGVRHFVDHQAAIASPVAELIKRYPIKSRNVIAHIRKATQGQVALENCHPFVRELWGRYWVFAHNGDLKEFHPVLTGSYRPVGCTDSELAFCYLLQELHARFGDAPPALPQLHAALAQLLPSIAAHGTFNMMLSSGEALFAHCSTSLHYLVRQHPFPTAKLSDEDLSVDFSQVTTPQDRVAVIVTQPLTTNEQWTAFAPGELKLFVDGVVQDTPAA, encoded by the coding sequence ATGTGCCAACTTCTCGGAATGAATTGCAATGTCCCCACGGACATTGTCTTTAGTTTTACCGGCTTCGCCATGCGCGGCGGCCATACCGATACCCACCATGACGGCTGGGGCATCGCCTTTTTCGAGGGCGCCGGCGTGCGCCATTTCGTCGACCACCAGGCGGCCATCGCCTCGCCCGTGGCCGAACTGATCAAACGCTATCCGATCAAGTCGCGCAATGTCATCGCGCATATCCGCAAGGCCACGCAAGGCCAGGTGGCGCTGGAAAACTGCCACCCTTTCGTGCGCGAACTGTGGGGCCGCTACTGGGTCTTTGCCCACAATGGCGATTTGAAGGAATTTCATCCCGTGCTGACGGGCAGTTACCGCCCCGTCGGCTGCACGGACAGCGAACTGGCCTTCTGCTACCTGCTGCAGGAGCTGCATGCGCGCTTTGGCGATGCCCCGCCGGCCTTGCCGCAATTGCATGCGGCGCTGGCGCAATTGTTGCCCAGCATCGCGGCCCACGGCACGTTCAACATGATGCTGTCGAGCGGCGAGGCCCTGTTTGCCCATTGCTCGACCAGCTTGCACTATCTGGTGCGACAACATCCGTTCCCAACTGCTAAACTCTCCGATGAAGACCTGAGCGTGGACTTTTCCCAGGTAACGACGCCCCAGGACAGAGTGGCCGTGATCGTTACCCAGCCGCTGACGACGAATGAACAATGGACGGCGTTTGCGCCCGGCGAATTGAAATTATTTGTCGACGGGGTGGTGCAAGACACGCCGGCGGCCTAA
- a CDS encoding EAL and HDOD domain-containing protein, whose amino-acid sequence MIDISSNDITPKPLRVREFYLGRQPILDRNQALFGYELLFRNAPVGPANITSDLSATASVIAHASQLGMEKVIGDALGFVNVDADVIMSDIFVFLPREKVVLEIVESMPVTPEVRARISELVGHGFTFALENVVSDTSQVQELLPLVQYVKMDMSTVDPKVLAALAPRFKQENKKLVAEKVETREEFKSGLDLGFDYFQGYYFAKPAIMTGKKLSPSQLAVMELMTLVTSDADNMEIERAIKRDVSLALNLLRLVNTPAVGARQRIDSLSQAVTVLGRRQLQRWLQIMLYAEPSKRGHSMTPLLMLATTRGRLLELLAHKLRPNHAHSADIAFTVGIMSLMDTLFGVPMSEILNQIEVIDEVAEALLSREGFYGDLLRLAECIERIEDMEGEIVPTLRDLAMSPDDLVELEMAAYEWSDNVVRYAL is encoded by the coding sequence ATGATCGATATTTCCAGCAACGACATCACCCCGAAACCCTTGCGCGTGCGCGAGTTCTATCTGGGTCGACAACCTATCCTCGACCGCAACCAGGCCCTGTTCGGCTATGAGTTGCTATTCCGCAACGCTCCGGTCGGCCCCGCCAACATTACCAGCGACCTGTCCGCCACGGCGTCCGTGATCGCCCACGCTTCCCAGCTGGGCATGGAAAAGGTCATCGGCGACGCGCTCGGTTTCGTCAACGTCGATGCCGACGTGATCATGAGCGACATCTTCGTCTTCCTGCCGCGTGAAAAAGTCGTGCTGGAAATCGTCGAATCGATGCCCGTCACGCCGGAAGTGCGCGCGCGCATCAGCGAACTGGTGGGCCATGGCTTCACCTTCGCGCTGGAAAACGTCGTGTCCGATACGTCGCAAGTGCAGGAACTGCTACCGCTGGTGCAATACGTCAAGATGGACATGAGCACGGTCGACCCGAAGGTGCTGGCAGCGCTGGCACCCCGTTTCAAGCAGGAAAACAAGAAACTGGTGGCGGAAAAGGTCGAAACGCGCGAAGAATTCAAGTCGGGCCTGGACCTGGGCTTCGATTACTTCCAGGGTTATTACTTTGCCAAGCCCGCCATCATGACGGGCAAGAAGCTGTCGCCATCGCAACTGGCCGTCATGGAACTGATGACCCTGGTGACGTCGGACGCCGACAACATGGAAATCGAGCGCGCCATCAAGCGCGACGTGTCGCTGGCCCTGAACCTGCTGCGCCTGGTCAATACGCCAGCCGTGGGCGCGCGCCAGCGCATCGATTCGCTGAGCCAGGCCGTCACCGTGCTGGGCCGCCGCCAGCTGCAGCGCTGGCTGCAAATCATGCTGTACGCGGAACCAAGCAAGCGCGGCCATAGCATGACGCCGCTGCTGATGCTGGCCACCACGCGCGGCCGTTTGCTCGAATTGCTCGCGCATAAACTGCGCCCGAACCACGCCCACTCGGCCGATATCGCCTTTACGGTCGGCATCATGTCCCTGATGGATACCTTGTTCGGCGTGCCGATGTCGGAAATCCTGAACCAGATCGAAGTGATCGACGAAGTGGCCGAAGCGCTGCTGTCGCGCGAAGGCTTCTACGGCGACCTGCTGCGCCTGGCCGAATGCATCGAGCGCATCGAAGACATGGAAGGCGAGATCGTCCCGACCTTGCGCGACCTGGCCATGTCGCCGGATGACCTGGTGGAGCTGGAAATGGCGGCCTACGAATGGAGCGATAACGTCGTCCGTTACGCACTGTAG
- a CDS encoding SPW repeat protein: MATNFKLKRWQDQVILLLGLWLIVSPWAFSYPEGSPQMMNAIVSGLVIAVLAAFDLYKTYFWAVVVNLLVGVWVAASPWVLRLADQRVVMWNELLVGIAVVVLALWELRTDPELHKHWPGAAA; encoded by the coding sequence ATGGCAACCAACTTCAAATTGAAACGCTGGCAGGATCAGGTGATCCTGTTGCTGGGCCTATGGCTGATCGTCTCGCCCTGGGCCTTTTCCTATCCCGAAGGCTCGCCGCAGATGATGAACGCCATTGTCTCGGGCCTGGTGATCGCCGTGCTGGCCGCCTTCGACTTGTACAAGACCTATTTCTGGGCCGTCGTCGTCAACCTGCTCGTCGGCGTCTGGGTGGCCGCCTCGCCGTGGGTATTGCGGCTGGCCGATCAGCGCGTCGTCATGTGGAACGAGCTGCTCGTCGGCATCGCCGTCGTCGTGCTGGCCCTGTGGGAACTGCGCACCGACCCCGAGCTGCACAAGCACTGGCCTGGTGCGGCAGCGTAG